In one Nitrospira sp. CR1.1 genomic region, the following are encoded:
- a CDS encoding DEAD/DEAH box helicase, producing the protein MKHTTTPSPAEPAAKGFSPGFAALGLEASILTTLEALGYEEPTPIQREAIPPLLEGRDLLGQAATGTGKTAAFALPLLQRIAHGPRQRPTALVLVPTRELAVQVSEAVQRYGKELRITVLALYGGQAMGPQLQALRRGVEVIVATPGRALDHLRRKTLKLADLQVVVLDEADEMLDMGFADDLDAILEETPATKQTALFSATMPPRIASIARRHLRNPVEVTIAREPVKAGAAPRVQQTAYVVARQHKVSALARVLDIAMPKSALVFCRTRLEVDEVTAALNNRGYRAEAIHGGMSQVQRDRVMQAFRTGQTELLVATDVAARGLDIPSVSHVINYDLPSSLEVYVHRIGRTGRAGREGAAVTIVEPREQRLLRAVEQHTKARITIAAVPSLGDLLAKRLERTKSSIQETLDAGGLEDFRRVVDALSASADPADIAAAAIKLVYRSHGGDREEEEIPAVQMRAPEPYRSSRPAYGQAPQGDRARAPRGGPGRGGRAAGTVRVYIGAGRAAGIRPGDLVGAIANEAGVPSRMIGAIEVEERFSLVDVQEEAARQIIEALGRTRIKGQKVAVRLFRD; encoded by the coding sequence ATGAAACACACCACGACGCCATCGCCGGCAGAGCCGGCTGCCAAGGGATTTTCGCCCGGGTTTGCCGCGCTCGGATTAGAAGCCTCCATTTTGACCACCCTTGAGGCACTGGGCTACGAAGAGCCGACCCCGATTCAACGTGAAGCGATTCCTCCATTGCTGGAGGGCCGGGACCTGCTAGGGCAGGCGGCCACCGGAACCGGAAAAACCGCGGCATTTGCGTTGCCGCTTCTGCAGCGGATCGCGCATGGCCCACGGCAACGTCCTACGGCGTTGGTGCTGGTGCCGACCCGTGAACTGGCAGTGCAGGTCAGCGAAGCGGTGCAGCGGTACGGCAAGGAATTGCGGATCACGGTGCTGGCCTTGTACGGAGGCCAGGCGATGGGCCCGCAATTGCAGGCGCTCAGGCGCGGGGTAGAAGTCATTGTCGCGACGCCCGGCCGGGCGTTGGATCACCTCCGCCGCAAGACCCTCAAGCTGGCTGATTTGCAGGTGGTGGTCTTGGACGAAGCGGACGAAATGCTCGACATGGGTTTCGCCGACGACCTCGACGCCATTCTTGAGGAAACGCCGGCGACGAAACAAACGGCGCTGTTTTCAGCGACTATGCCGCCACGGATTGCGTCCATCGCCCGCCGTCACTTGAGGAATCCCGTTGAAGTCACGATTGCGCGCGAGCCGGTGAAGGCTGGCGCCGCCCCCCGCGTACAACAGACGGCCTATGTGGTGGCCCGCCAGCACAAGGTGTCGGCCCTCGCTCGTGTGTTGGACATTGCCATGCCCAAGTCAGCCCTCGTGTTTTGTCGGACCAGGCTGGAGGTTGACGAAGTGACGGCGGCGCTGAACAACCGCGGGTACCGGGCCGAGGCCATTCATGGCGGCATGAGCCAGGTGCAGCGGGATCGCGTGATGCAGGCCTTTCGCACAGGGCAGACCGAACTTCTTGTGGCGACCGACGTGGCGGCCCGCGGGCTGGATATTCCGTCCGTGTCGCACGTGATCAACTACGATCTGCCTTCATCGCTGGAAGTCTACGTGCATCGTATCGGGCGCACCGGACGGGCCGGACGGGAAGGCGCGGCCGTGACCATTGTCGAGCCGCGTGAACAACGATTGTTGCGCGCGGTCGAGCAGCACACCAAGGCGCGCATTACGATCGCGGCCGTGCCGTCGCTCGGTGACCTTCTGGCCAAGCGGCTGGAGCGAACGAAGTCGTCGATTCAGGAAACCTTGGACGCGGGCGGACTCGAAGATTTTCGCCGTGTCGTGGATGCGCTGTCCGCATCGGCTGACCCGGCCGATATTGCGGCGGCGGCCATCAAGTTGGTCTATCGGTCGCATGGTGGCGACCGGGAGGAAGAAGAGATTCCCGCCGTTCAGATGAGAGCGCCGGAGCCTTACCGGTCGTCGCGGCCTGCGTATGGCCAGGCTCCGCAGGGAGATCGCGCGCGTGCGCCTCGGGGTGGCCCGGGCCGCGGTGGCCGGGCGGCCGGAACCGTGCGCGTGTATATCGGCGCGGGGCGTGCGGCAGGCATCCGGCCGGGTGATCTGGTCGGCGCCATTGCGAATGAGGCGGGTGTGCCGTCGAGGATGATCGGCGCCATCGAAGTCGAAGAGCGATTTTCCCTGGTGGATGTGCAGGAAGAGGCGGCCCGGCAGATCATCGAGGCCTTGGGCCGGACGCGCATCAAAGGACAAAAGGTCGCGGTCAGATTGTTTCGGGACTGA
- a CDS encoding DUF4440 domain-containing protein encodes MTEQFARSLAEAWIGAWNRHDLKAILHHYAPDVEFTSPFVTALSGEPSGILRGRERLTAYFEKGLQAYPDLHFDLLRILTGIDSLLLYYRSVNGMLAAEMMTVNGKGLIQTVRVHYVKE; translated from the coding sequence ATGACCGAACAATTTGCACGGAGCCTGGCCGAAGCGTGGATCGGCGCCTGGAACCGGCACGACCTCAAGGCTATCCTCCATCATTATGCACCGGATGTAGAGTTTACCAGTCCATTCGTGACGGCGCTATCCGGAGAGCCGTCCGGCATCCTTCGCGGCCGCGAACGGTTGACCGCCTATTTCGAAAAGGGGCTGCAAGCCTATCCCGACCTGCATTTCGACTTACTACGCATCCTGACAGGAATCGACAGCCTGTTGCTCTATTATCGCAGCGTCAACGGCATGCTGGCAGCAGAAATGATGACGGTCAACGGCAAGGGGTTGATCCAAACAGTGCGGGTACATTACGTCAAAGAATAG
- a CDS encoding MFS transporter has protein sequence MAHFMNQPQPSAQPRQAAVLFILVTVVLDMLSFGIIIPVLPKLVEEFLGGDTAQAAEIYGLMGTSWALMQFVCSPIQGALSDRFGRRPVVLLSNLGLGLDFILMALAPSLAWLFAGRVISGIASSSFSTAGAYIADVTPSEKRAAAFGMMGASFGLGFVLGPAVGGLLGAIDPRWPFWGAAATSVLNACYGFFVLPESLPVEKRAPFRWQRANPAGALILLRSHHELFGLAAANFLMNLAHGVLPSVAVLYLGYRYGWGPSAVGFTLAAVGMCAMIVQGTLVRPITARLGERRTLLTGLLCGATGFAIYGLAPTPFLYCLGIPVMAFWGLAGPSAQVFMTRRVSASEQGQLQGAIASLTGIAGLIGPTLFTQTFAAFIGPQADWQLPGAPYLLSTVLLLVSAGTAWRATRAA, from the coding sequence ATGGCGCACTTCATGAATCAGCCCCAGCCATCAGCGCAGCCGCGGCAAGCGGCGGTCTTGTTTATCCTCGTCACGGTCGTCCTCGACATGTTGTCGTTCGGGATCATCATTCCCGTGCTGCCGAAACTGGTCGAGGAGTTTCTGGGCGGCGACACGGCGCAGGCGGCGGAAATATACGGTCTGATGGGTACGTCCTGGGCGCTGATGCAGTTTGTCTGCTCACCGATTCAGGGCGCCCTCTCCGATCGGTTCGGGCGTCGTCCGGTGGTGCTCCTTTCCAATTTGGGGCTCGGCCTCGATTTCATCCTGATGGCGCTGGCTCCCAGCCTGGCCTGGCTCTTCGCCGGTCGAGTGATATCTGGAATCGCATCATCGAGTTTCAGCACCGCAGGCGCGTATATCGCCGATGTGACGCCGTCGGAGAAACGCGCCGCCGCGTTCGGTATGATGGGGGCGTCGTTCGGGCTGGGCTTCGTGCTGGGACCGGCTGTAGGCGGCCTACTGGGCGCGATTGATCCACGCTGGCCCTTCTGGGGCGCCGCTGCGACAAGTGTGCTCAATGCCTGCTACGGATTTTTTGTCTTGCCGGAATCACTTCCCGTGGAGAAGCGGGCTCCGTTCCGATGGCAGCGGGCCAACCCGGCCGGCGCCTTGATCCTTCTGCGCTCCCATCACGAACTGTTCGGTCTGGCGGCCGCCAATTTTCTCATGAACCTGGCTCACGGGGTGCTGCCCAGCGTGGCCGTGTTGTATTTGGGGTATCGGTATGGCTGGGGTCCGTCGGCAGTGGGATTCACGCTTGCGGCGGTCGGGATGTGCGCCATGATTGTCCAGGGCACCTTGGTGCGGCCCATCACGGCGCGGCTGGGGGAGCGCCGCACGTTGCTCACGGGGCTCCTCTGCGGCGCGACCGGCTTCGCCATTTATGGACTGGCGCCCACGCCGTTCCTGTATTGCCTTGGTATTCCGGTGATGGCGTTTTGGGGACTGGCCGGTCCCTCCGCGCAGGTGTTCATGACGCGCCGGGTGAGCGCCTCTGAGCAAGGACAACTGCAAGGGGCGATTGCCAGCCTCACCGGCATTGCCGGATTGATCGGTCCGACATTGTTCACCCAGACTTTTGCTGCGTTCATCGGCCCGCAAGCCGACTGGCAGTTGCCCGGAGCGCCCTATCTCCTCTCGACGGTGCTGCTGTTGGTCAGTGCGGGCACGGCCTGGCGCGCGACCCGGGCCGCTTGA
- a CDS encoding AAA family ATPase yields the protein MAGAPVTRRKKRTPQQNKNAPVKKTRKARAGKPSGAVIVLSGATPLRRQKAAEVLAEELQLHLASVDLSAVVSKHARETEKNVNRVFDMANRHGSILFFDEADALFGKGTPLNDAGDRYANTDVSHLLQCIEHHQGLVILTTNGKSRIEEVFSPEKPVIVLGGTAKKKPSQKKASSAVKPKRRAAKKK from the coding sequence ATGGCAGGTGCACCAGTGACCCGGCGAAAGAAGCGGACTCCGCAACAAAACAAGAATGCCCCTGTGAAAAAGACCAGGAAGGCCCGCGCCGGCAAGCCATCCGGCGCCGTGATCGTCTTGTCGGGGGCCACACCGCTCCGTCGGCAAAAGGCGGCTGAAGTCCTGGCGGAGGAGCTGCAGTTGCATCTCGCCAGTGTGGATTTGTCGGCGGTCGTCAGCAAACATGCCCGCGAGACCGAAAAAAATGTGAATCGCGTATTCGATATGGCGAATCGCCACGGGTCGATTCTCTTCTTTGATGAGGCCGATGCCTTGTTTGGAAAAGGCACGCCGCTCAACGACGCCGGCGATCGGTATGCGAACACTGACGTTTCGCATCTCCTGCAGTGCATCGAGCATCACCAGGGACTGGTCATTCTGACGACCAACGGCAAGAGCCGGATCGAGGAAGTTTTCTCGCCGGAAAAGCCGGTCATTGTGCTGGGCGGGACCGCGAAGAAAAAACCGTCTCAAAAGAAGGCTTCCTCAGCGGTGAAACCAAAAAGGAGGGCGGCCAAAAAGAAGTAA
- a CDS encoding outer membrane beta-barrel protein, with the protein MGRIPDCAVSGKVLLFALVLSVAPALSQAADWVHEGMADEGKMTFGFRVGPSFMTQSSGLSTTGPALNFQGMYGINTWFRFGMMLEWENHGVDSPRNGSLNTITLLPVNLEYRPGHFGSLIPYVTSGIGVNINTKDQADSFAWRFGAGVDYPMTSLFQGAPKGLMMNMETAWKRNSADGDGSSMGLLFGIRSTF; encoded by the coding sequence ATGGGTAGAATTCCGGACTGCGCAGTGTCGGGCAAGGTGTTGCTGTTTGCCCTGGTGTTGAGTGTGGCTCCCGCCCTTTCTCAGGCGGCTGACTGGGTGCATGAAGGGATGGCGGACGAAGGCAAGATGACGTTCGGGTTTCGGGTGGGTCCAAGTTTTATGACGCAAAGTTCCGGCCTGTCCACGACCGGTCCCGCGCTCAACTTTCAGGGCATGTATGGCATCAATACATGGTTTCGTTTCGGGATGATGCTGGAATGGGAAAATCATGGCGTTGATTCGCCCCGGAACGGATCGCTCAATACGATCACCCTGTTGCCGGTGAATTTGGAGTATCGGCCGGGACATTTCGGCTCCCTGATTCCGTATGTCACCAGCGGGATCGGCGTGAATATCAACACCAAGGATCAGGCGGATTCGTTCGCCTGGCGATTCGGCGCGGGGGTAGACTATCCCATGACGAGTCTTTTCCAGGGCGCGCCCAAAGGCCTGATGATGAATATGGAAACCGCCTGGAAGCGCAACTCCGCCGACGGCGACGGCTCCTCGATGGGCTTGTTGTTCGGCATACGCTCCACCTTCTAA
- a CDS encoding DUF2127 domain-containing protein encodes MPVSAPMSHRTSLAPIALFKLLKGLLVLLAGTGFLRWIDPEIETGLSPVLEALHLSIHTRLLHALALTVDSLPRHSVLLVSLVSFGYAALLFIEGFGLWSETSWAAYLTVISTCVLLPGEFHAVVRVWSMSGMAVLAVNIAIVGYLVRRLAEETLR; translated from the coding sequence ATGCCCGTGAGCGCGCCGATGTCGCACCGGACGAGCCTGGCTCCCATTGCCCTCTTCAAGCTGTTGAAAGGGCTGCTGGTCTTGCTGGCGGGAACAGGCTTTCTCCGGTGGATCGATCCCGAGATCGAGACCGGTCTCTCACCGGTTCTGGAGGCGCTTCACTTGAGCATCCACACGCGGCTGCTGCACGCGCTGGCCCTTACGGTGGATTCATTGCCGCGCCATAGTGTGTTGTTAGTGAGCCTGGTCAGCTTCGGTTATGCGGCCTTGCTGTTCATCGAAGGGTTCGGCTTGTGGAGCGAAACCTCGTGGGCCGCTTATCTAACGGTGATTTCCACCTGTGTTCTACTGCCCGGGGAATTTCACGCGGTGGTCCGTGTTTGGTCGATGTCGGGGATGGCGGTGCTGGCGGTGAACATCGCCATTGTGGGGTATCTGGTGCGCAGGCTGGCGGAAGAGACCTTGCGCTGA
- a CDS encoding inorganic pyrophosphatase: MSKKEIDAARRLMSLMFKAHPWHGVSMGDQAPDLVTAYIEIVPSDTVKYEVDKATGFLKVDRPQRFSNFCPVYYGLIPQTFCGERVATLFGARAGRPDMIGDGDPLDICVLTEKSIPHSDILLTARPIGGFSMADGGEADDKIIAVMRDDAVYGTLTDLKECPVTLLDRLQHYFLTYKQAPGSTLHNKVEITSMYGRDEAIKVIHASHDDYKAKFPELEFMWPASMNS; encoded by the coding sequence ATGAGCAAGAAGGAAATCGATGCGGCGCGACGACTGATGAGCTTGATGTTCAAAGCACATCCCTGGCATGGGGTGTCGATGGGAGACCAGGCCCCGGATTTGGTGACGGCCTATATCGAAATCGTGCCGAGCGATACGGTGAAATATGAGGTGGATAAGGCCACCGGCTTTCTCAAAGTCGACCGCCCTCAGCGGTTCTCAAACTTTTGTCCCGTGTATTATGGCCTCATCCCCCAAACGTTTTGCGGTGAGCGGGTGGCAACGCTGTTCGGCGCGCGCGCCGGCCGGCCGGACATGATCGGCGACGGCGATCCCCTCGATATCTGCGTGCTGACCGAGAAGTCGATTCCCCACAGCGATATTTTGCTGACCGCCCGGCCGATCGGCGGGTTCAGTATGGCGGACGGCGGCGAGGCGGACGACAAGATCATCGCGGTGATGCGGGACGATGCCGTCTACGGGACGTTGACCGATCTCAAAGAATGTCCCGTGACTCTCCTCGACCGGTTGCAGCATTATTTCCTGACCTATAAGCAGGCGCCGGGTTCCACCCTGCACAACAAGGTGGAGATTACGAGCATGTACGGCCGCGACGAAGCCATCAAAGTCATTCATGCCAGTCACGACGACTACAAGGCCAAGTTCCCTGAGTTGGAATTTATGTGGCCTGCCAGCATGAACAGCTAG
- a CDS encoding c-type cytochrome, with product MPANFSQSVVRRNRPALILTGTLCLAVWLSAGSLLRADSAPHTTPGDMPQDADRGRAIFNGKGLCSTCHGIDGYKGHLPPGLSRNVRDNITRLNPAPPDLRQATALTFTTDKQRFEIIRHGHLRSAMYPLSKEALADEDILALLPYLAFIRGTASPPASAPASRTLRGDAKHGRQLYHELGGCAMCHGIEGHLHTRPPMSADLVRRLDALPAPPADLRNPATLRSQNDEDRYRSIKLGHPGTAMYPKTLLRDEDIRDLVAYLATLGEGGR from the coding sequence ATGCCGGCCAATTTCTCACAATCTGTGGTGCGAAGAAACCGCCCTGCACTCATCCTCACGGGGACGCTCTGTCTTGCGGTCTGGTTGAGTGCCGGCTCACTTCTCCGGGCAGACTCGGCGCCACACACTACACCGGGCGATATGCCGCAGGATGCGGACCGAGGCCGGGCAATTTTCAACGGCAAGGGCCTCTGCTCCACCTGTCACGGAATCGACGGATACAAAGGCCACTTGCCGCCCGGACTGAGCCGGAACGTCCGCGACAATATCACGCGTCTCAATCCGGCCCCTCCCGATCTGCGACAGGCAACGGCGCTCACCTTCACCACCGACAAACAGCGATTCGAGATCATCCGGCATGGGCATCTCCGCAGCGCCATGTACCCGCTCTCGAAGGAAGCCCTCGCCGACGAAGACATTCTCGCGCTGCTGCCCTACCTCGCCTTCATTCGCGGCACAGCATCGCCTCCCGCTTCCGCGCCCGCATCGCGCACCTTGCGGGGCGACGCAAAACACGGGCGGCAGCTGTACCATGAACTCGGCGGTTGCGCAATGTGCCATGGCATCGAAGGCCATCTACATACACGACCGCCCATGTCAGCCGATCTGGTGAGACGGTTGGACGCCCTTCCCGCCCCGCCTGCAGACCTGCGCAATCCGGCCACCCTCCGATCGCAGAACGATGAAGACCGCTATCGATCCATTAAACTCGGCCACCCCGGGACGGCGATGTACCCGAAGACGCTCCTGCGGGACGAAGACATTCGTGACCTCGTCGCGTACCTCGCCACCCTTGGTGAAGGAGGCCGGTAA
- a CDS encoding DUF4396 domain-containing protein, translated as MSRYHLATATAPRHAESKGHDHHRNDHESRQAERDHLGHRHHQEHGEEKHRTPSLDRTALMATLHCLSGCTIGEVLGMAIGTALGWSSWPTVGLAIALAFSFGYAMTVYPLRRAGMAWGTALGLAFASDTLSMAAMELVDNALMVIIPGAMEAGLLDPLFWGSLIVSLFMAGVAAFPVNRWLIARGKGHALVHGQHGH; from the coding sequence ATGAGCAGGTATCATTTGGCGACTGCAACCGCACCACGCCACGCAGAGTCAAAAGGACATGATCATCATCGAAATGACCATGAAAGCCGACAGGCTGAGCGCGATCATCTTGGCCATCGACACCATCAGGAGCATGGTGAAGAGAAACACCGGACACCGTCACTCGATCGAACGGCGCTCATGGCGACCCTGCATTGCTTGAGCGGCTGCACGATCGGCGAAGTCCTTGGGATGGCGATCGGCACGGCGTTGGGTTGGAGTAGCTGGCCTACGGTCGGACTTGCTATTGCGCTGGCTTTTTCCTTCGGCTATGCCATGACCGTCTATCCGTTGCGGCGGGCGGGTATGGCCTGGGGAACGGCGCTGGGGTTGGCCTTTGCCTCCGATACCCTCTCGATGGCGGCCATGGAATTGGTGGACAACGCCCTCATGGTCATCATTCCCGGCGCCATGGAAGCCGGATTGCTTGATCCACTGTTCTGGGGCAGCCTGATTGTGTCACTGTTCATGGCCGGAGTCGCGGCATTTCCCGTCAACCGCTGGTTGATTGCGCGGGGCAAGGGCCATGCGCTGGTGCATGGGCAGCATGGCCACTGA
- a CDS encoding methyltransferase domain-containing protein — protein MPSQTPAALIEAQREDWNRVAAGWDKWDQFFNRTMAFINHRLVADARIRPGLQVLDLGSGTGYPALLAGEVVGADGTVVGIDLAESMLAVASRKAKTLGLQHVSFRTGDVTALPFDSGSMDSIISRFCLMFLPEIPRATAEIARVLKPGGYVAAAVWSAPDKNPFIRIPMDVIKTITPLPPPDPEAPGIFRLARPGDLAGMFERAGLILLDDQEFTAEVTYATAEEFFLGLMDVAAPIQNLFAKLTPAQQAEAKRGIIKAANEYRRPEGVSLPIAVRIVSARKPQ, from the coding sequence ATGCCGTCACAAACACCCGCAGCTCTGATCGAAGCCCAGCGAGAGGATTGGAATCGCGTCGCCGCCGGCTGGGATAAATGGGATCAGTTTTTCAATCGTACCATGGCATTTATCAACCACCGGCTGGTGGCTGATGCGCGCATCCGCCCGGGACTTCAGGTCTTGGACTTGGGGTCAGGGACCGGGTATCCGGCGCTTTTGGCCGGTGAGGTGGTGGGGGCTGATGGAACGGTGGTCGGCATCGATCTCGCTGAATCCATGCTGGCGGTGGCCTCTCGCAAAGCGAAGACGCTTGGCCTGCAACACGTCAGCTTTCGGACCGGAGATGTGACAGCATTGCCGTTCGACTCCGGTTCGATGGACTCGATCATCAGCCGGTTCTGCTTGATGTTCCTGCCAGAGATTCCCAGGGCCACTGCGGAAATCGCGCGCGTGCTGAAGCCGGGAGGATATGTCGCAGCCGCCGTCTGGTCGGCCCCGGACAAAAATCCCTTCATTCGCATTCCGATGGACGTGATCAAAACCATCACGCCCCTTCCACCGCCCGATCCCGAGGCGCCGGGGATCTTCCGTCTGGCGCGTCCAGGCGACTTGGCAGGCATGTTCGAACGTGCCGGGCTCATACTGCTGGATGATCAGGAGTTCACGGCCGAAGTGACCTACGCCACGGCGGAAGAGTTTTTTCTCGGACTGATGGACGTCGCCGCACCAATCCAAAACCTCTTTGCCAAACTCACCCCGGCGCAACAAGCCGAGGCGAAACGCGGCATCATCAAGGCTGCAAACGAATACCGACGACCGGAAGGGGTTTCATTGCCGATTGCGGTGCGGATCGTCAGCGCACGCAAGCCTCAGTAA
- a CDS encoding GIY-YIG nuclease family protein, which yields MMWIVYILECADGSLYTGITNDLERRLRAHASGTGAKYTKRRGPFTVRYTESLDNKGAALQREAAIKALDRSAKVALLTSP from the coding sequence ATGATGTGGATTGTCTATATCCTGGAGTGTGCCGACGGTAGCCTCTACACCGGCATCACGAATGACTTGGAACGTCGTTTGCGGGCGCACGCAAGCGGAACAGGCGCGAAATATACGAAACGTCGGGGACCGTTTACGGTGCGGTATACCGAATCACTGGATAACAAAGGCGCCGCGTTACAGCGCGAGGCCGCCATTAAGGCATTGGATCGATCTGCCAAAGTGGCGCTGCTGACAAGTCCGTAA
- a CDS encoding cyclic nucleotide-binding domain-containing protein, whose product MHEAGVMPDLRGGQWPGLWRGLVRRRVIPVECTPVRSMIHTAMNMVDHRHCLALSGCFRGKLCEQLMNRPGRPVAKGARIYGPGDPAQSVFYLRRGFVKLTSITEDGRELILRLHQTGEVFGELCHCTGERREQAVAMEDSEIVELSFDEFIAHLQSNRPAFLLFLSNVAQQLSAAYDQIQTLSFNSTMDRLVRTLGRLADEFGEPDGEWIRLTHYFRQDDLAQMIGARREVVSTLLNQLREQGLITYARKDGLLLRRAELDRFLGAAEQSSARLNDSSY is encoded by the coding sequence ATGCACGAAGCGGGTGTCATGCCAGACCTGAGAGGCGGGCAGTGGCCCGGCCTTTGGCGGGGGCTGGTCAGGCGCCGGGTGATCCCGGTAGAATGCACGCCGGTGAGAAGCATGATCCACACGGCGATGAACATGGTCGACCACCGGCACTGTCTTGCACTGTCCGGTTGTTTTCGCGGCAAGCTCTGCGAGCAGCTGATGAATCGGCCGGGCCGTCCTGTGGCGAAGGGGGCTCGCATCTATGGGCCGGGTGATCCGGCGCAGAGCGTGTTTTATCTTCGGCGGGGATTCGTGAAGTTGACGTCCATCACCGAGGACGGGCGTGAATTGATATTGCGTCTGCACCAGACCGGCGAAGTATTCGGCGAACTCTGTCATTGCACCGGAGAACGCCGCGAGCAGGCGGTTGCGATGGAGGACAGTGAGATCGTCGAACTCAGTTTCGATGAATTTATCGCCCATCTGCAAAGCAATCGCCCGGCGTTTCTTCTCTTTCTTTCCAATGTCGCCCAACAGCTGTCGGCGGCCTATGATCAGATCCAGACCCTGTCCTTCAATAGCACAATGGATCGCCTGGTGCGCACGCTGGGACGGCTGGCCGATGAATTCGGCGAACCGGACGGCGAGTGGATTCGTCTCACGCACTATTTTCGGCAGGACGATCTGGCGCAAATGATCGGCGCGCGCCGGGAGGTGGTGTCGACCCTCCTGAACCAGTTGCGCGAGCAAGGGCTCATCACCTACGCGCGGAAAGACGGGCTGCTGCTTCGTCGCGCCGAGCTTGACCGGTTCCTGGGCGCTGCTGAGCAATCATCTGCCCGTCTCAACGACTCCAGCTACTAA
- a CDS encoding competence protein TfoX: MRENAKGAWRMRADSFKDFVLDQLGRVPHIICKAMFGGHGLYQRETFFGIIHKGRFYLKTHETTQSAYAARGMQPFRPNGRQLLTHYYEVPVDILEDAGQLEDWARRAIVPPSAQLMLPFHDHPSTGDVLAQLS, encoded by the coding sequence ATGCGGGAAAACGCGAAAGGTGCGTGGCGCATGCGTGCCGACAGCTTCAAAGATTTTGTCCTGGACCAACTCGGCCGGGTCCCCCACATCATCTGTAAAGCGATGTTCGGTGGCCACGGTCTGTATCAGCGCGAGACGTTCTTTGGGATCATTCACAAAGGCCGGTTCTACTTAAAGACACATGAGACGACCCAATCGGCGTATGCCGCGCGCGGCATGCAGCCGTTTCGCCCGAACGGCAGGCAACTTCTCACACACTATTACGAAGTGCCGGTCGATATTCTGGAAGATGCCGGACAGTTGGAGGACTGGGCCCGCCGGGCCATTGTGCCACCGAGCGCGCAATTGATGCTTCCGTTTCATGACCATCCCTCGACAGGGGATGTTCTCGCCCAACTGTCATGA
- a CDS encoding tetratricopeptide repeat protein translates to MIGFWFLLLWCLPAQALAVPQGDVTPIASPNQLSGHELLRIGEVHDQQEHWHETLTYYQLALSKFREKQQNQGIATTLVKIARVHERQGKLQEAHTSLKEAEHLFAQASDRSAHAETLLAMGRVAAQLGHPGESRDALTRAAALFTRVRNARGWNETMVQLGLLHVVEGSADAGLSSLQQAAEEARTRRHVDQQFTATVALGDAYWLLSRLEDARATYLDALALAQAEHHLPFEGMLHLRLARLDQGKDSLDDRVALGKRALHIAQAIQDTAGEADAWSLLADLYRQLGQQPEAEAAETRALAMYRSRELFVHGVR, encoded by the coding sequence ATGATCGGTTTCTGGTTCCTCCTGCTCTGGTGTCTGCCGGCTCAGGCCCTGGCCGTTCCCCAGGGAGACGTCACTCCCATCGCCTCGCCCAATCAGCTGTCCGGCCATGAATTGCTTCGCATCGGTGAGGTCCACGACCAGCAAGAACATTGGCATGAAACGTTGACCTATTACCAACTCGCGCTCTCGAAGTTCCGGGAGAAACAGCAAAACCAGGGCATCGCCACCACGCTGGTGAAAATTGCGCGCGTGCATGAACGGCAAGGGAAGCTGCAAGAAGCCCATACGTCCTTGAAGGAGGCCGAGCACTTATTCGCCCAAGCGTCTGACCGGTCCGCCCATGCGGAAACCCTGCTGGCGATGGGCCGCGTGGCCGCACAACTGGGGCACCCTGGCGAATCGCGCGACGCCCTCACCCGGGCCGCCGCCTTGTTTACCCGCGTGAGGAATGCGAGAGGATGGAACGAAACGATGGTGCAGCTAGGGCTTCTGCACGTCGTCGAAGGCTCGGCAGATGCCGGACTCTCGTCCTTGCAGCAGGCGGCGGAAGAGGCGCGCACTCGGCGCCACGTCGATCAGCAGTTCACCGCCACCGTCGCGCTCGGAGACGCCTATTGGCTGCTGAGCCGCCTCGAAGATGCCCGAGCGACCTACCTGGACGCCCTTGCGCTGGCCCAAGCGGAGCATCACCTGCCATTCGAAGGCATGTTGCATCTGCGGCTCGCCCGGCTCGATCAAGGGAAGGATTCGCTGGATGATCGGGTCGCGCTGGGGAAACGGGCCCTTCACATTGCCCAGGCGATACAGGATACCGCCGGCGAAGCCGATGCCTGGTCGCTCCTCGCGGACCTTTACCGGCAGTTAGGACAGCAACCGGAAGCGGAAGCGGCGGAGACGCGGGCGCTGGCGATGTATCGCAGCCGGGAACTCTTCGTACACGGTGTCCGGTAG